DNA sequence from the Daphnia pulex isolate KAP4 chromosome 8, ASM2113471v1 genome:
ATGAAACATAAGCGTGTGCTTTATGTCTATACACTCACCCCCCTCTGTCTATTAATAACACGACATCTGCGACAGGAGCCTATTATATACATGGCAAACCTCCCCTCTCCATCAGCCCCCCTGAATATCtccaaaagtcaaaaagtcGTTCGCTTGTTTGAGATATCATTGTATAAAGCCCGGGGGCCAAAAGCAGCAGCTAGAGGAGCAATCACCATATGCCATGTTATATCCCAACTCTTTTGTGACCCccaataatttttcttttgctgccTGATTCTCGTACGTGTGTATATAGTGTCCGCAGTCATTATAAAACATCTAACATCTCCTCtctattttttctcgttcacAGGTCGGTGCAATATGCGATAATataacatttttgtatttttttttttttctggtttgaaTGCGCGTGTCCCGCCCGGTCAGTTTCGAATAGCCTCAAAGTCTTGTGATGTGGctgtataataatattacaCTCACGCGATCGTCCAAATGGAGAAAGAAACGGCACAGTTCTTATACATATGAATTGTATGTGTAGGTATACTGTCGGAGAAAACGCGTAATATGTAATACGTGTACGTAGGCTACCTATATAGTACGTGTCTGTCctgcctccccccccccccgtgatttattcaaatgagcCGATGACGTTATGTCCTATGAAGCCCAAAAGCCCTTTTTGGCTGTGCTGCGTTCGGTTTGTTATTGCAGCAGTGGAAGGACCCCCCCCAAGCGCAGACCCGATGACTTTGTGTGCGTTTATATAACGGCGTACACGACGACGAGCCATAAAAAGAGCCCAAGtgctgcccagcagcagcagcagcagcagcagtagagcTAGACAAAAAGGACGAATCAAAACGGGCCCCGGCACACTGTGGAAATTGTGCAAAAGTTTTGGCCACCGtcaaacatcatcatcatcatcatagcCTTTGCTTTTATAACTCGATTAAGCTGGAACGTCGGTTGGGTTGGGAGGGGGGCATAATCAAGTCGTAACAGCATGCATATAATATACTTTAGTCCCGCGTGCAGTTATACTTAACGTTATAgagatattatatatacatattgtgtatatgtatatctCTAGTTTTCTGGCGGGCTGGAGGTTTAttatatgtacacacataGAAGCGCTGATATTATAACGgggtatatacacacacatgtctAATAGTTTCTTAACTTTTTCGAGTTGCAACTGTGCATGTATATAATCACGGCTGTAATAAAATCTGACTAAGAGAGCATCAGGCAGTATAGGCAGGAGTTTTGAAAACGAAGTTGATGATACCTCGCCAAATTGTCATATTATATTACAGCGGCTAAGTGTATTATAGCGTacttgaaaaagggaaatagtataatagagagagagctcaGCACACGTCTAATGGGGGGGGGATGCATCATGTTTGACCAGATTCGTTTGGGTTTCAATCGACAAAACTCTATATAACTGTTCAATTCTGATCGACTGTGATGAGCTTATATATATTTGGTGTACATCCAAAAAGCCAGAACAAACAAATGGACTCGACTGGAAAAATGAGACCAGTCTTGTCACGTTCATCGAAAAGAATTGATCACCACGCTCTACTCTGCTTGTATACCggctcgtttttttatttttcttcttccccctcaacaaatttcaattcgaattttttttttcttttccaaacaCTCACGAATAAACAAATGACTAGTTTTGTTGTCCTTCCCAGAATCCTGTCTCGCCttcagcaaaagaaaaagataatgtttttttattgatcgaTCGTTCATTGATTTCCAAATTagctaaattttaaataatagcgCCATAAGCAATTAATTATAAGAGCAAATAAGGGAGGATatcaattgtaaaaatttttaactttttatcaATTCAAAGAAATGGGGGAATGTATTATTTCAATGGGGAAAATTATTAGCCCCCGACAAAAACTATATGGAGACGACGCCGGCTGACATCAAGTATAGCGCCGGCGTTTAATTGCTTTATGACGATGTGCCCAGTTGAGCCGGGCAGCGCACGAGAATAAATGTGTACACAAGAGCTGTGTGCTGGGCGTTTGTTCCAGGCCAGGCTATAGCAAAGAGAGCGGGGTTATACACTTCCCGCATTGCGTGTCAATCGTTGCGACCCGACGTCAACTCTCTTAAAACTTATTAGAACAATAATATCACCAGTGCTGATGATGATATGCCCGGCCGtctctaataataatacattatACGCTTAAATTATAGTACCCCCACTTTATATATGCGCACTATACATATATACCACCCATGACATATTTGACAAACAATTGCGCACCGCATCCATTTATAGCCGGCacgaaattatttattaatccaatttctttctttctttggctCTGCCATATCTACATAGGCCTAAACAAGTACTAGCACGGAATCAAGGTGCAATCATGTTAATCCTTAATGTTTCCGccgttcttttattttttgtgtgtgttttattatttgaaaaagaaaagctgctGCCATCAGACAAGAGAGCGTCCAATAGTCAAGAGAGTCTTAAAGAGACGAGAGCCACTCTGCTCAATTGAAAACTCCCGCAGCAGTAGCAGAGCAGCCGGCCGAGCTGGGATGAAATTCCCTCGGTGACCCTTGGTTTCTCGACATGTTTATGtccgtcttttctttcatccTCCCAAGCAGCATCCGCCCGAAAGAGAGAGCTCCAGCAATCGATCGAGCGTCTAATAATTCAGTCATTgtattcatttctatttcttattccgtattattattacgacgaGATCCAGGCAGCCAGAAAAACGGTGGGAATATGTGTTTCCGGATGGCGGCCAGCAGGCCTATATAGTACAGACTTTCATTTCTTGATTGTTATTTAGTCGCCACACACATCTTAAATatcttcttcctcattttgaaacaaacaagaaaaataatttttccctTACGCCGGAATGACTCTTCCGAGTAGAGTCGGAAGcggccaagaagaaaaacaaaccaaatttttCCTTCCATAGCCCAGTCAGTCAGTTTGTTAATagttagacacacacaatatcAAGTCGATTAGAGGCTCCTCCAGCTTGTTAAGCGGAACGgggaaaagtagaaaaaccGGAGGCAAAACAATCCAATTAAGTCATCCGGGCGGCGGTAATGTAGTATGTGCACTGCAGTGTATAGCCAGCGTGTATTACCTTTGCGTGTATTAGCGTGAAAACCGCGCGCCTTACattatatttcaaaaacaacGAACCtggaaaaagacagaaaaattacaaaacggAAAATGgtagggagagaaaagaagaagataaaacgGAATATAATGGACTCGCTCGGCATATagacgaaggaaaaaaagcggaagaaataaaaagaaaattcaatccgCATCCCCCACCCTCACTTTTGGGCTTTgcccttcttttcttctatttctttttccaaaaagaacCAATGGCAGTTGAATAGGCGGACCAATGGCGAGCGGTGGTGCCAGCCCGCAAGCTCCTCCCACCACCTCACGTGACTTTGTGTGTGGGGATGAAAGGGGAGGGGAGGGAGAAAACGGGTCCCGAAGAGCGTTCAAGTCACTTGACATGAGAGGCAGATTACACAGCGATCCGGCACTCAGTCGCTGACTAACTGCAAGTCACAAAAGTCGTCGCCGTTTCAccgttcccccccccccgtcatTCACGCACCAAGTCAATCAGTCACATCGCCGTCAATCAGTTTcgttggttttgtttgttcatttgtttttcgttcatttatagaattttgaaatattttattccggccggaattgaattgaataaatCAGTCAATCCCTCCGTTGTcttaaaaaagtgaaacataTTCGTGCGGGATCCAGTGTGCCACACCACAAGTGAATTCCGGCGTAATTTTGCGTAATGACACTGGACAGTCAGGTGATGACCTGTCCTGTTAACAAGATGGCAGTCTCGGCCTCACCCCGTACCAACAACACGACCAGCAGTGCCGGAAGTGGATTGAGTTTTAGCATTTCTAGACTCTTGGAAAAAGCTACGGCCAATGACAATTCCGCCTCGGCTCATCCGCTGGAGATTAAACCGTCGGCTACGGTCAAGTCCAACAGCAACCCGAAAGTGACAGCAGCGGCTGCGGCTGAATTGTTGCTCAGCCGAGAAAGTCCGCCGGAATCGCCGCTGGAAGTGGACGACGAGATGGGCGAGGACATGAGTGACGTGGACGACGATGAGGACGTCAAAGTCAACGATTCCGGCGACGAGGAATCGGCCGGATCTCGACCGGACGATTCGAAAATGCCTGACTATTCTAGTCATCCGCCGCATCCGTCGATGGGCATCGACTGGTACGCCCTCTACGCcctgcaacaacagcaacaccaacaacaccaCGGCATGATTCCGTCGCATTTGATGCAGCACCACCACAATTCCGGCGCCTTTGCCAACAGCCAACGCGGAGGGCCTTCCGGCGGCATGTTGAACATGAGCGCCGGCACTTACCTCAGCTATCCGTCGACACCCGGATCGACGGGTACGAACGCCGGTTCCGGCGGTGGGGCGTCTTCCGGCGGTTACCCCGGCGGCCCGCCACCTCCTCCGCACGGATTATCTTCGTCATCTCAACACTCGCCGCTGTCGCCGGCCAGTctccatcaccaccaccacatgaGTGGCGGACTCAATCCGGCCGGAATTCCCAACGCCTTTGCCGCTCTACTGGAAGCCACCGTCTTCAAGGATCGATTAGCCGCAGGTAATAATCATCATAGCGGGGAATGTTGggttgtttattcttttaaaaaaaaagcgcgcgtgatttgaattttctaaaatGAAACTTTCATTTCGCACGACACGGATGATAAATCGAGCGAAAATTGTCGCTCAACCGCCGACGAcactatagacacacacacagcagcagaggaTAGTATGAGAGACCTATCAAATAAAAGTCGACGCTAAATTATTCATGATATCGTCATAAAGGCCCAGGCCCCCttccatttgaaaaagagaaacagagtCTCACAAATTTTGTAtcacctttattttttattcccctGGAATCTTTGATGCGTTTATTACGACGTGgactctctgctgctggctgtATAGACGTATGTGtattatagacacacacagacggcGAGCTCTTTGACATGTATATACAGTAGCTGTCTAGCTATTGTATCAATGGCCGtttggggctgctgctgctgctgctggaatcgaaaaaaaagaataatcattttgaaatgtatatAACACATATCTCTTGACTCGCTTGGGGGGGGGTTGTGCTGTGCCCATGACGAATGATCCGGACATTCAACGTGACGCCCCAGCGACGCAAGTGGATTGCTCTTTATGCATATGTTGAATATTAAAAAGAGAATCCATATACGCCAGCATCTCGAGAGAGAGTCACAGAGTCACAGCTAGTCTGAGAGATATTATATGAAATAGTAATGGCCAAAGCACTTTGAACTTATTGGCGCTTCTGCTGGGCCGCCGGTcccacattttatttgacacctctttttttagttcaagttttttatttcaactctTTTACATAATTGTAACGTCGATGTAAAATGACatttttggaaatgtttttttcaggATTTCCGTTGGCCAGACGCATCGGCCATCCGTACCAGCAGCGAACGCCGCCCAAGAGGAAAAAACCTCGCACTTCATTCACTCGTTTACAGGTGAGCATAGTCGATTTGCTTTTCGCGATCAATCATTGATTAATTACTTTCGGTGGACACGGCAGCACCGAAACGATTCGCTAGAACACCCATTACATTCGCCGTCGGGGTGAATGGCTATAGTCGACTGACGTcaacttattattttattaaagagTCTTGATTGTCTCCTTGAAACCAAGTTGTataattcattgatttatttttacgcTACGACCCAAAAAAAGGTGTGCGAGTTGGAGAAGCGATTCCACAAGCAGAAATACCTGGCGTCTGCTGAACGCGCCGCCCTGGCCAAACTGCTCAAGATGACCGACGCCCAGGTGAAAACCTGGTTCCAAAATCGCCGCACCAAATGGAGGTCagtgatgataataatattacCAAAACTAAACCGACCGAAATTCCTGAACGCGCGGgttattcaatttaaaatttaaaataaaaagagaggggggccAAAAAGGAGGAGCAACTTCATTATCAATAGACGATTGATTGACACTCCCCTAAAGCTATACATACAAAAACTCccggctcctgctgctgctttgtAGTTTCAATAATGTGTATAAAAACCTATTTAAagtcagacacacacagcacaataGTGCGCTCTGTTGTTTTCAAACGTATTTTGGATGGGAAGagagtttgttttgttttatttcctatCGGCAACATTCCCCCCCTCCTGCTGTCCCGCTGAAAATGGCTGGCgcgccatttaaaaaaaacatcagcTTTACACGAGCACTTTCAGCTGCAGCTATTGCATTTGTATTTCACCAAGTGCCTGATTGTCATTCAAAATGGCCGTCTACATTATTCACCGCCGACGTGCCAATCAGATAACGAACGAGGAGGACGGGGGGGAAGCCCAAGGCAATATATACAacagtgtgtgtatatctacGTGcatggcgtcgtcgtcgtcgtcgaaacaaagtttcttcttcttttggttgtaTATATGTTATATTCTCTCGGCTGGTTTGCCGTGTGCTGGTTCTATCTCTCTACTTTGCGAGCTGATCGAGAGTCGCATTATTATCTGTCGACGCGGGATTGTCTTAATTGTTCACGGCTGATTACGGGAACGACGAAGATCGTTTGCTAAAGGGCGCCAAGTTCATCCAgacgtttttatttcttcttcttctttggctgcCGCCCGTCGTGTGTACTGTAGTCTTctttcccctcttcttctctctcgtgtgtgtcttttttatttttcaaattgtttgagTGGGCCCATTTGTCTGTCGCTAGTCGTTGGCGCCggccgcaaaaaaaaaacccacccaGGATGGTGGGCGCCACCTCCCAGAGCAGGTTCTTCCAGCTAAAACTAAAAtggtttaaaaagaaaaagaaaagaaatacttttttttccgtttgagATTGTAATGTAAAGATGATAATCTAAAATGCGTAAATCATCATCactttattttcccaatttgAATGgcgactttttttaaaaaaaggactttTATTTGTCGTTGCGCCATTAGATTTGATATTGGCTAGTCGCTTTAAAAATGGTGGCGatgtaatattaaaaaagggaagaagagaacaggttttttgtttctgaatgCGAATCATTTATTCCATCAACAGAGCCGCAAAACAATCGCAGAAAACATGGGTCGTGTGTGAGAGGGGATATTATAATACTATCACGAAAGAAATTCCGATTGATTCACGACTGgttatttattgattattgCTGATGTGTCCTTGGGCGTTTTTCCCCCTTTGATATTTTGAACAGTGGGGTTTCTTGATGTTACGTCATAGCACACAAGTCTAGCTAATGCGCCATGACTTGTCCGGCGAGGTATTAAATGGGAGTCTAATCTACACGATCCATCAATCGAATAAGTCCATATGTCATGCGTCTTCCTATTAGAGTCGTTGCGCTACTGTCGCCTATGTAAATTTCAACCatctgaaatttcattttgatttgtggCTCAAAATCTATCCAcaaacttgttttatttttttctgtgtgggTATACAATACCAGTACGAACGGTCTCAATTTCAGTTtgttttagttaaaaaaaaggtcctTAATCGAAAGAGCATGTTGCGGGTCcacacgataaaaaaaaaagagcgcgggctatttgaaaaactattaaaaactaaaccagcagccaaaaagaagaagctatggttttttttcttttctcgtctaTATACTATTTTTGTATGAGAGCGTCTTATTGCGCTGTTTGATATACTCAGCAGCAGAGTGGGGCgaccgtcgtcgtcgccgtgtCTCTCCAACAGGACACATCCATCAGTCGGTGGGAGAGACACGGAAACCTGCTCCTCTCTGCTGATGGCCTCCACTTCTTATCGgagttgaaagaagaagaagaagaagagtctcgtcgtcgtccattttgccttttattttaaattttttctaaacgGTGGGATTGCgctcgcgcgcgcgcgcaacAATCAATtaacttgttttttctcttctctggaagaagaaaattgttaagTGGATCGGCTAGCTCTCTGTAGGAGATTGTGTGTGATACATTGGAGACCAGGCTGCTTCAAAACCTTGGGCTCTAAACTGTTTTTAGTGGAGACCGAGATAAGGTGGGGCCCCATTAAGGGCGgtccacctttttttcccaatagCCATCGACTTTTCAAagtttgaattgttttctgatttattttctgataATCGCCCAGTCAATATTTGTCCCAATTATTTTGCGCGGTAtcatttgcctttttcttttaaatttcccgctctATTGTCTTTTTGATATAATATGTCACGCCGAACCACgccgaaaaaaagagaaggtcGAGAATTAGCGCTGTGTGTGGCGTTTGTTGGAACCGGCTTTTTAATGGCGccacttttgaaaataaaagctcgccagagaaagagagagacaccGACAGCAttctctttcgtttttgtttatttccagGCGCGGTGTGTACATAAATACGTAAATAAAGATGGGCTAGCTCTATACTCTAAAAAccatcgtctctctcttttctttctttgtggaaatatatttaatttcgGGGTTTCACGAGTATAGACAGAAGTCGAAACACGAAAGACCCACCCGTTATTGtcggcccttttttctttatttctccgACACTCGTTAACCTACACACCCAAACAACTGTACATTTGTGTAATTTGGAAGACTCCTCAGCTAGACAAACTATTTATACACCTGAAGACTACACCTTTGTACTACACACTTATTATTCGATGACATTTACACATCACAAGTATACAAGCGCTGCGCTCCTTTTCAAAGCTGGGGTTGAATGGGCTTATCCAGTCTAGAAAAAATACAGCAGAAAATCTAATCGGCGGTGAaagtaaaatatataaaaccgaaaaaagggacaacacacacacacaacggttgttctttgttttgtttgttatttatttttttctttcaccgaCGGCCAATCAGTTTGGGTATATCATTCCTGAGGAGGAGGGGGACAACAATCGCTAATGGATTGCTTGTCGGTCATTTAATGACCCCAGCAACTGGTTAAACTCTAAAGTTTCCAACCCACTTTTGAAACGAGAGAACTAgttatatttcatttaaatttgtataGTTTTGCAttataaatgtttttgattttgtcgATTATTATTCGgccctgaaataaaaaattattttccaattttttgggttatttattttaaaagagcAGAGAAATGGGGTGAATAGGGCAGCGCTGCTGGAGGAACGTAGGAATGTTATGCGCAGCTTATCGATAAAGTGAAATATCCAGTAAGCGATATGACGTGAAATGCCTgggttgctgttgctgctgctgtcgtccGTCTGATTGATTGCCgttcactctctctctgtctcagtCTCGACACAATGAAATGCATCTATATAAGAgctgcagttgctgctgctgctgccccccTCGTCCTCCGTTTGATAGCTCTTGATGGTAACAAGCCATTAGGCTACCGAGTTTGGTATGAGACGCCAGCCAAAGAGTGGCTGTGGCCCAGCCAGCGCAGCACACAAACCGACCGGTCAGTCCAGCAGTTCACAGAAAAAACCCAACtccctccagcagcagcagcagcagctcttatagagaaaaaggggaggaaaaaggTTCCTTTCTTAACAGTTTCTTAACAGCTCCTCTTCTCTAGATACTCTAGCTATATAGCTGTGTGTTTTGGTGTGTTGTTCAACTTTTCAGTTAGGCCATTAATTTGACGTAATAAAAGAGCtgctgactgctgctgctgcagactGATGGGCAAGAGCGAGTGGCGACCGGTCAGGAAAAACGCTCTCGATGTCTTTTAACGAGACGACCTGAAATTATGCAAATTAATCCGATTATAACCCTTTTATGCAAATGAATGCGCATACACACAAACCGAGCgcgctcctcttttttctttttgggtggatGGAATACAACACGAAATTCCTCGACTGTTGTGTGACCCGTTTCGTCACCCATGCTGGATTTTGGTTTTCTATTCCTTCTGGGGGCTCTTTAACCTTTTGGTGGTGAGTGGGTGTTGGACCAGTTCGTGTTACACATCCATCAGCTGGCGACACAACGAGGAGCGCGGAGCCTCTGATGTCGCTTAGACCCTGTGATTATTTAAGTTCAACTAGCCGCTTTTGCTGGCCTTTCAAAAATTGGTTGAGCTCCTCCTCCGGCGCGAGatgattgatttgaaaaacaaatgaattcataaaataaaacgtgtagtataatttgtttttttaattatttacacAGGCGCCAGACGGCCGAGGAAAGAGAAGCTGAGCGCCAAGCGGCCAATCGATTGATGTTATCCATCCAGGCGGAAGCCATGACAAAGACGCTCTATCCGGTGACGTCAGGAGCCCCCGCTGCTGCTCAGCGATCGTCATCGTCTATGCAACACCACGAAACGTCACCCCCAGCACCCACTCAGCAGGTCCacggcagcaacaacaacaacaggcagCAACAACCGGATTTGCGCGGCAGTCCCACCGCCACTTCACTCAACGCCCTGCAAAGTTTGCAACCGTGGGCGGAATCTGCGTCATCGGATCCTGGCAACAGATCCTCACCTGGAtatcatcaccatcaccattGATTTTTGATCAAAACCAATTCATATTAGTTTCAAATCTCCGctcgattcattttttaaaaatccaaatcaaattttggcgcccaaaaaatttagtttttcgaaaaatttcagttcacaaaataaaataaaaaataaacgaaactttttgtttgttttcaatgttCACACGCTTTTCGCACAATATAATGTTCACaattttctctatttctgTAATCtcagtttttcaaaaatttaaacagaatttttttgtttttcttctttttgaatttatttgtaaataaatgtcaatatgttgtttgtttcttcacccctttttgtgtgtgtgtatgcgtgTGTATGTGTGGTTGGACGATGTGTAGCTTTCGACCTGTTGGGCTTCCCGACCGATGTTTTAAATAACCCACctggagatgatgatgaagcgaGCTAAATGCGTTAGAAAGACCAAAAtcgtttcatttcaaattcctcaaccaaattattattttttcgatcccatccatgaaataaaaaggcaaCTTTCCATCTGCGGCTCCCTCCTTTTACTTTTCCAAAATATCTGTGTGCATGTGATTCTCTCCGTGTGTCTGTGAAATTGTCCGTGTGTGTTTATTTCCCGCGACCTCAATTATCGACACCTTAACCAACAATAACAATcagaataacaataaaaacaacaaaacaaaaaaaccaaaatcgtcAGCCTTCGTCCTAAATGTCCACGATCCGGTTGATTTCGAAAATCCGGCGAGAGGGTGGTCGGCATATAAAAACTGACACCTTCTCTTATAATACATtcttagatatatatttataggtgTCGGAAAAGAAATGTGGACAACCTCCCCCGCGCCCAACACAtccgaaaaaaaaccccaaaagaaaattgaagcgaaaagggaaaaacatgTATTATATAGTAGTAGTTCCTTTACACTTCATGAGGGTCAATCATCCAGAGCTGCTAAGTGGTCTATCTAGTGTTTtctgatatttttcttcttatagtTATGCGGCGGCGGCAGGACACCAAAAAGATGTAACGGTTTGAACAGAAAACGATGAGAAAAAGCCCTGCAGTTAAAGACGGAATAATACACAACAATAGCAATAGCTAGCATCTCTCTCTTTATCGTCTGTGTGCATGTCGTCGTTTGGCCCTGCGCTATGCGCTGAGAGAGTCGCGGCGCGGCGTTCAATTCCTTTCACACAAACGAGCCAAATAGCCCGCGAGAAGTTGagaaactttcttcttcttctccgatcTTCAAATAGCTCCAAGACAGCTGAATTACTACATTCTTTTGGGTCTTTTATCAGGGgggtttggtttttattttattcgggaaacccaacagcagcagcagcggggtCGTCCCGCCCGATTGAtagactttgaaaaaatgtgtgtgtgtgttttttaaaaatttaaatatctaaCGATGCGCGCTTTATATATTGATGTTGCGCGCTCTTTGCGCCGTGTGGCCGGACGAAGcgtggcggcggcagcggcggcatTCGGGTGACGAAATCACACGGTAgccatgtttcttttttttttcctttttttgttcttttattaccATTATTGATAATACCTCGGCATTGTTATATTACAGGGggcggctttttttttattttccaatagTTTGTctctacactcaaagaccgctgctggctggctggctctttttttattttctattctttattcttatttttttacgactaccatttattgattttcgaTACGTTC
Encoded proteins:
- the LOC124199743 gene encoding homeobox protein bagpipe-like translates to MTLDSQVMTCPVNKMAVSASPRTNNTTSSAGSGLSFSISRLLEKATANDNSASAHPLEIKPSATVKSNSNPKVTAAAAAELLLSRESPPESPLEVDDEMGEDMSDVDDDEDVKVNDSGDEESAGSRPDDSKMPDYSSHPPHPSMGIDWYALYALQQQQHQQHHGMIPSHLMQHHHNSGAFANSQRGGPSGGMLNMSAGTYLSYPSTPGSTGTNAGSGGGASSGGYPGGPPPPPHGLSSSSQHSPLSPASLHHHHHMSGGLNPAGIPNAFAALLEATVFKDRLAAGFPLARRIGHPYQQRTPPKRKKPRTSFTRLQVCELEKRFHKQKYLASAERAALAKLLKMTDAQVKTWFQNRRTKWRRQTAEEREAERQAANRLMLSIQAEAMTKTLYPVTSGAPAAAQRSSSSMQHHETSPPAPTQQVHGSNNNNRQQQPDLRGSPTATSLNALQSLQPWAESASSDPGNRSSPGYHHHHH